CTCTAAGTTTCTTTTTCTCCAGGAGATATCTTGATGCCACAATTCCAATTCTTCGATTCCTTGCGTCGTGATATGATACTGACGCTTTGCAGGTCCGCTTTCGTCCGTGGTCCAGTAAGATGTGACGCACCCTCGCAGTTCCAAGTCGCGCAGGACTCGATACACTGCAGCACTGTCAATGACCTGATTCCCTGACATCAGTTCCAAAAGCCGACTCAACACTGCACCTCCGTGAGCGTCGTGTTCGGCCAAAAATAGCAGAATGAATGCGGGAAGATGTCGGTTCCGCTTCCCAGGAACTCCGCCTTCTTTAGTCACGATTCGACTCAACCTCCAACAAAATTCGTCCCCAACAACGTTCAATGTTGCAACAGGTAGGGGTATAGTAACAGATTCGTAAGCCCATGCTATCTGACGACTTCGACATCGTACTCGAGTAAATTGACAGCACAAGATATACTGTATTATACAGTATGGTGTTATATACATAAATGGAGGTGTTTGACGATGGACGTTCAACAAGCCAAAAAGGAACTCATCGAAACGGCAGTGGCACTGCGAGACGCTGGCCTCATGTTTCGAGGGCATCATGCCAATTTATCAGCGCGCTTATCCATCAATACGAGCTCATGACGCGGGGCGGAAATGTTGCCAACCTCGATGAAGACAGCTTTGCGATAATTGGCACCGATGGCACCGTCCTTGAAGGGGAAGTCATGCCGACGCAAGCCGAGATCATCCAGATGCACGCGGCTGTTTACCGGGCAAGAGAGTCCGTCGGCGCCATCATTCATACACACGCACCGCATGCAACTGTATTCGCCCTTGCCCATCAACCCATTCCAGTAGTCTACGAGCCGTTAATGCGTTTTGGCGTCACGGAACCGACTCCTGTAATTCCTTGGGCCCCTCGTGGTTCGGAGGCATCGGTCCAAGGCATTGTGGACGCAGTCAAGGCAAACGACGGGGTGTCGGCTGTACTCCTCGCGAACCACGGTGTCTTGGCATTCGGGAAATCTCCGATGGATACTGCACAACTGTTGGCCACACTTGATGAGGCAGCGGAATTAATCTTGCAGGCTCGTCTGCTAGGCGGAGAAAAACCCCTGCCATCTCAGGCTTTTGAACAAATCGAGCAGCGGAAGCAGGCTTTTGCTAAAGTCACGCCGTAACATGTGATTCCACCACGCGCAATTCCCACGGTGGGCTGCGTACAAAGTGACCAAGCTTGGCTCATCAACATGACGCCAGCGGACCTAAATAAACCGAAACCGGGTCAAGGGCGTTAAGGAAACCACAAATCGTCGCAATAGAAACTGACAACAGGTTTCCTAAACGACATTTTTGCGCTGTATAATACCCTGTACGGTATTATGTTGGTGGGAGGAGGCGTGGGGATGCCACATTTATCAGCCGTTCAGATTTTCTTGTCGATTCTTTCTGGCGGCATTGTCGGGTTTACACTAGGTTTAATTGGCGGAGGCGGCTCGATTCTTGCTGTACCGCTGCTGTTGTACGTCGTAGGTCTCCATGACCCTCACGTAGTCATCGGTTCCACTGCCCTCGCTGTCGCTGTGAATGCGTTTATGAACCTCATTCCGCATTGGCGAGCTGGGAATATCAGGTGGAAGGCAGCGATTTTGTTTGCCATTCCAGGGGCTGTGGGTGCGTACGTGGGCTCCATCTTTGGAAAGATGGTTAACGACAGTGAGATATTGTTCCTGTTTGCAATTCTCATGATTGTCATCGCAGTGTTGATGTTGCGCCCACGTAAGGAAACCGGTCAAGAGCAGACCCACATCATGAAGGTTAAGCCTTCCCGTGTTGTACCTGTCGGATTCTCTACCGGAGCGGTAGCGGGGTTCTTTGGCATCGGCGGGGGGTTTCTTATTGTACCAGGACTTCTCTTCTCGACTGGCATGGGGCTCATCGAAGCGATTGCGAATTCGCTGTTTTCTGTAGGGACCTTTGGACTCACGACGGCAATATCGTATGCGGTTTCGGGTTTGGTCGATTGGTTCGTGGTGATTTTGTACATCGTTGGCGGATTAGCGGGCGGCGTCGTTGGAGCTCGTTTGGCGACACGAATGGCAAAAAACAAGCGTTACCTAAGCCTTGTCTTTTCACTGGTCATCATTCTCGTAGCCATCTACATGCTATACAAAAATCTAGCAGCGGTTCACATCCTCTAATCATCCTTACTGCATCATTCTCTCCGCAAGCCACTATGACTGCGTGAGTTCGTCACTGTTAATTCATCTACAGAGCTCCTGGTCGAACCAATATTAGGCCACCATCCCAGTCATGGGGTGGTGGCTTATCTTTATCTGCCATCCCCTACGACATAGGCGAATACAAGCTCAGGATTTCCCTTTACGCAAAATTAACGCCATCTTAACCAAACATAGACGGCAAATTCACTTCTGCTACGTACCATGGACCAGCGAGGATACAAATCGAGGACATGAATCGTATGTCAGGAGGGACGACGTTGCTGAATTTTGTCGGTTGTGGAAATTCCTTTAGCGGTTTCAACGGGAATAACAGTGCCTATCTCAGATTCAACAAAACTCTGTTTCTTATCGATTGCGGTAGTGCGAATTTTGGTCGGATGATACGGGCCAAATTGCTCGAAGGCATCGACAGGATTGACGTCCTCGTCACACACCTGCATCCTGACCACGTAGGCTCCCTCGGTTCACTTATCTTGTACACCGTTTATCAGATGGCTCCGATGAGTCAGGTAAAACTCACAGTGTTGGTCCCGGAAGAGTTGCGGTCAGATTTGGCTACCTTGCTTCGTCTTCAGGGAGTTACAGAAGACAAATACCACCTGACTACCATTCCAAGTGCCGGCTTTGAAACCGATTTTGGGTTTCAGGTTCATCCGGTCCCTGTAACGCACGCGAAGGAACTTATCTGCTTCGGCTATATCTTGAAGTTCCAAACTCAGAGCATGTACTACAGCGGCGACGCCGCAATGATTCCTCGTGAGGTCGTACATCAGTTAGCAGAGCTCGACTATGTCTATCAAGATACGTGTATCGAGGACTATCCGGGCAATGTTCACATGTCACTGCAGCGAATCTGCGAAATGATTCCGGTTCAATATCGGCACAAAGTGTACTGTATGCACCTGGACGACAATTTTCCCGTTCATCAGGCGGCTGAACTTGGATTTAAAGTCGCTTCCCCTGTTTCCGTGCTGTAGACGTTTGTAGTGACATACATCCGAAACTGCCATGCATCCCTAACACCCAAGTGAGATGCTTGTCTGTATTTTAACAATAGTTTAACACCCGCTACACGTATCTTTGTCGAAATTTCACACTTGGTTGTTATTCTATCGATGCTTCATCAGTGATTTATCGAACGCAGGGACTCGCTCGAACAGGAGGCATGGAATGGCTTCTATCCGTCTTGATTCTGTGACGAAACTCTTTGACAAAAATTCAAAGGCTCTATCCGATGTAAGCATTCACATTGAGGACGGCGAGCTAATGGTGCTCGTCGGCCCATCCGGGTGCGGTAAGAGCACATTGTTGCGGTCTATCGCCGGGCTGGAATTTGCAACTTCCGGCGAGATCTTTATCGGTGATACGTGTGTGAACACCCTTGCACCGCACAAGCGAAACGTAGCTATGGTGTTTCAAAGTTACGCCCTCTACCCCAACCTATCGGTGTTTGAAAACATCGCATTCCCGCTGCGGGCGATAAGGACAAATCAGCAGGCTGTGAAACAGCAGGTCACAGAAGTTGCAACGAGACTAGGTCTAGAATCGTACCTCACGCGCAAACCACGAGAACTGTCTGGAGGGCAGCGGCAGCGGGTAGCGATTGCGCGGGCGATTATCAGAAATCCTCAGGCATTTCTCATGGACGAGCCGTTATCGAATCTGGATGCGAAACTGCGTCACCAAATGAGAGCTGAAATCATGCGTCTGCAACGGCAACTCGGCACTACCACCGTGTTTGTGACCCACGACCAAGTCGAAGCCATGACGATGGGGGACCGTATTACCGTCATGAACGCCGGAGAAGTTCAGCAGATTGGGACGCCCTATGAAGTCTATAACAGGCCGGCAAATACATTTGTCGCGAGTTTCATCGGAGCCCCTCCGATGAATCTTGTGCCGGTGCTTCTTTCGTTCACACAAGAGACAAAACAAGAGACGTCACATGTGACGCTGGTGGAAGACGTTCTGCAGGTTCCTTCCAGTATCGGCAACATTCCTCGAGATGGACGGTTTATTTTGGGGATTCGTCCTGAAGACCTGAAATTGACCCATCCAGGTGATGCGATGGTATCGGGGAGTATCGATCTCGTTGAATACACCGGATCGGAGACGATATTGACGACCTTAATTGGCAACACACAATGGACCGTTAAGGTGAATGATAGGCGTCCGTTTGGCATTCACGAAGAGGTTCATCTTCGCACTGACCTGAGTCGCATCTACTTGTTTGACTACGAAAGCAAGGAGTTACAGGGGACGTTAGAAGAGTTCTTACAGGCCAAAGTCCCCGTACATTTAGGAGGCAGATGATGAGAAAACCGTTGATAGCATTGTCTTCTATCGCAACTGTAAGCCTACTCGCAGCAGGATGCGGCAGTCCCGCAAGTACGGGGGCGGCCACGACGACGAAAACCTCGACCAACAGCACAAATACCTCAGGCGCCACCACAGACGCGAAGAGTCCAATACAACTGACGTACGACTATCCGGTTGGTGTTGCAGGGCCGCTAGCGAAAATCATGTCGAGCATGGTTGACCAGTTCAATCAGACGCATCCAAGCATTCATGTGACGCCGGTATTTTCAGGCAATTACCAGCAGACACTGGCGAAGGTAGAGACTGCCATTCAGGGAGGGAATCCACCTGACGTGGCCGTTCTCAACAGCACTGCTGTGTATGACCTCTTGCATCTTCAGGCCATTGCTCCTCTTGACGATGTTGTAAACGCAGGCAACTTCTATCCCGCTTTCATTCAACCTCAAGTTAACGGTCATTATTGGGGTGTTCCATTCCAACGGTCGACCGTGGTCCTCTATTACAACAAGGACATGTTTAAAAAAGCTGGTCTTGATGCAAATCACGGCCCGAATACCTGGTCTGAACTGGTTTCCGACGCTAGCGCCATTAAATCAAAATTAGGTGTGAACGGCATCGAAATTCCGTCAGACGGCACCACCTATTGGACCTTTGAGCCGTGGGCCACGGAGGCAGGACAGAACCTCGGTGGCAATGACGGCAAACACGTCTACTTCAACTCGCAAGCCGCGAAAAAAGCATTGAACTTTTGGCTGGATTTGTCGAACAAATACCACGTGATGCCTGCGGGTATTTTGCAATGGAACACCGTTCCGACAGATTTCGAACAGCAAAAGACGGCGATGATTACACATTCCAGCGGCAGTATGACGTCGATTCTCAAACAGTCCAACTTTAACGTCGGTGTGGCTTTCTTACCGATGGAAACGGGAACTCAACGGACTGGCCTTGGCGGTGGAGATATGTTCGTGATGCAGGGGATATCAAAGCAAAAACATGATGCGGCCGTGACCTTCGTTCAGTGGATGACATCTCCAGCACAAGCAGCCGCCTGGACGATGCAAACAGGGTACATCGGAGATTCGCCGGACGTCTACAAACAAGCAGCCATGGTGTCCTATTTGAAGCAATATCCACAGGCACAAGTGGCGGCGGACCAGTTAAAATACGCACAGCCTGAACTTTCAACCTATAGCTTAAACCAAGTTTACGACGTCATTGACAGCGCTCTGCAATCTGTTATGGATGGCCAAGCTTCGACAAACAGCGCTTTAGACAAGGCTCAAAAGCAGGCGAATTCCATTCTGGCACAGTTTCAATAGGAGGGCTCCGGCACGATATGAGTGTGTTGGGTACGTCAACGTCAAATTTGATAAAGAGAGGTTCACCTGCGCGTAGTAGTGCGCAGGTGGTACTCTCTCATACCTTGCGATATGCGATGATTCTTTTGCCAATCGCTTTCGTGCTCACATTTGTCATCTGGCCCATGGTACAAACGTTTGTTCATAGTTTTGAGCTCCTGAATGCGCGTGGCGAAGCTACACATTTTGGCAGCCTCAAGAACTACCATGATCTCTTCAAGTCCTCATTGTTTCACCAGGTGATGCGAAACACTTTCATTTACGCCATTCTGGCAGTGAGCTTGTGTGTGCTTATCGCATTTGGCTTGTCCCTGCTCCTCAGCGCCAAAGCGAATTCAGCGTCTCGATTGTTATTGGTGGGACTGTTTTCGCCGACCATCACACCGATGATTGCTGCGGCCAACATTTGGTTGTATTTTTTAACACCAAGTTTCGGGATTGTGGACAAACTTCTTCGGCCCTTTGGACTGGCGAATGAGAACTGGCTTGGACATCCAGGGACAGCGATGATTGTCTTGATTCTTCTGTTTGTCTGGAAATATGCCCCGTACTTCACATTGTTTTTGCTGGCCGGATTACAGGCCATTCCGCCAGACGTGCGCGAATCTTTAAGGACGGAAGACCCTCGCAAATTCTACGGCTTTCGAAAGGTCATCTTGCCCATCCTCGGCCCCATGATTGGCTTCGTGACGACGATGGCTGTGCTCTATGCCGTCGAAACGGTCGATCCGGTCTATGTATTGACCCAAGGCGGACCTGACAACGCAACCAGCTTGGTCATGTTTTATCTTTATCAACTGGGCTTTAACTACTATTCGTGGGGTCAAGCTGCTGCGTTGTCCGCCGTGTTGCTCGTCGGCCTATCAACGTTATCCGGACTCTCTTTAATTGTCATGGAGAGGAGAGCGTTTCATTGGCGGTAAAGTGGAAGAGCACACTCAACTGGATGATTCTTAGTGCCATTGCCGTGATTTGGGGATATCCAACTCTTTGGGTCCTGTTCGAGACGTTTTTTGGCGGAAACAAGAAACTTGAATTCACCTTCTCCAATCTGACCCAGGCATTCGATTCTGCGCCGTTTGCACGTTATGCGCAAAATACGGTCGTGATTGTACTGGGACTCTTGTGTGTGCAACTCGTCTTTGGTGCTATGGTGGGATTCATTCTGGCACGGTACGATTTTCCGTTCAAGTCACTCATTACCTTGGTTTTTATTCTGCAGATAGTGATACCGGTGTATGCAGTCCTGATTCAGGACTACCAAATCTTGCGTTCCCTGCATCTGTTGGATACGAAAATCGGAATCATGCTTCCTTATGCGGTGTCGGGGATAGCTGTGCTGTCTTTTCGACAAGCGTTTAAGTCCGTCCCTCCGGAGCTTGAGGAAGCTGCCAGACTCGATGGATACAACACCTGGGGCGTCTTCCGACGTGTGTATCTGCCGCAGGCAATTCCGGCGTCATTGGCGTTTGCTGTCATCTCACTGACGTATCACTGGACGGATTTTTTGTGGCCCATGATTGTAACGAACACAGCGCATTCAAGACCCATTGTCGTTGGCTTGGCGATGTTGGCTCAATCTACAGAATCGGGTACGCAGTGGAATCTGCTGGCGGCAGGGACCGCAATTGTCATCATACCTGTCGTGATTGCATTCACCCTGGCGACAAGAAAAATTCTTTCAGCTTTCTCGTCGACCTTTAACTGGTGATGGGAAGCAGACCCGTGCAACAGCGTTTCGACAAATCCTAGATGATACAGGAGTCCTTAAAAATGACCCTCAGAATTGCACTGATTGGCGACATTCACTACCCCACGTTGGCATCACAACCGAAACACATCCAGGCACGAGATGAGTTTTTCCGTCACGTGTTTCAAGAATTCTTCTCTCTAGACGCAGATGTCTATATTTGTGTCGGAGACGTCACGCACACGGGGCACGCAGACGAGTGGAACGGTATTGCCAATTTGCTAGAGCCATACGAAGGCAAGCCATTTCGATTTGTACTCGGGAATCACGACACTCTGGTGGAAACGAAAGCGTCCGTGCTCTCCAGAATGCATCAATCTCGCTACTTTACCGAGGACTTTGGAGACGTTCGATTGATGTTTATCGATACGACACACGAGCGTCGCCGCGACAATTGGGGTGGGGTTGTTGATACACATCAACTGGATTGGATTCGCTCTGAGGAAAACCACATGGATACGCCGCTCCTGCTCTTTGGACACCACCCACTGTACAATACGACCGCACATTCTAGCGATAGGATGATGTACATTGAAAACTCCGCTGAACTGGAGGCGGCGGTCGATAGAGCGCATCGGCCGGTGATTTACTTTAATGGCCATAACCATGCCCAAAGCATTGTGAAGCATCCCGGACGAGAAAATTGGACGTGCATCCAAACCGCTTCAATCCTGTCCGGGTTATGTTTTCGCACGATTGATGTGAACGTCCACAGGGATGCGACGTCCATTAAAATTGAGACCCGAAGTATCGACACCATGGCGGTTAAATCTAGTCGCTCAGTACTTTATGAGGCTATCACAGATTATTGGCATAATCCGTTAGCGATGGGCGAACCAGCCGACCAATCGATGACGCAAACATATGAGGCACCTCGGCTTCGCTAAGGTACTTGTTTGTTTTTAATGACAACAGGTAAAAAGTCGGCCACTTTACCAACAGGACGGCGAGAAGACAAGCGCTTGTCCTGTTTTGGTGTGTGAAAGACCGCGATTCTATGGACACAGGAGGCGTGACGGTTTACCATAGGTGGAACCAGGCATACTAGCAAGAGGTGGCTTTGGAGGTCGTTTTCCGGGTAAACTGGGAGTCGAACGGA
The Alicyclobacillus curvatus genome window above contains:
- a CDS encoding ribonuclease Z, which produces MLNFVGCGNSFSGFNGNNSAYLRFNKTLFLIDCGSANFGRMIRAKLLEGIDRIDVLVTHLHPDHVGSLGSLILYTVYQMAPMSQVKLTVLVPEELRSDLATLLRLQGVTEDKYHLTTIPSAGFETDFGFQVHPVPVTHAKELICFGYILKFQTQSMYYSGDAAMIPREVVHQLAELDYVYQDTCIEDYPGNVHMSLQRICEMIPVQYRHKVYCMHLDDNFPVHQAAELGFKVASPVSVL
- a CDS encoding metallophosphoesterase, whose amino-acid sequence is MTLRIALIGDIHYPTLASQPKHIQARDEFFRHVFQEFFSLDADVYICVGDVTHTGHADEWNGIANLLEPYEGKPFRFVLGNHDTLVETKASVLSRMHQSRYFTEDFGDVRLMFIDTTHERRRDNWGGVVDTHQLDWIRSEENHMDTPLLLFGHHPLYNTTAHSSDRMMYIENSAELEAAVDRAHRPVIYFNGHNHAQSIVKHPGRENWTCIQTASILSGLCFRTIDVNVHRDATSIKIETRSIDTMAVKSSRSVLYEAITDYWHNPLAMGEPADQSMTQTYEAPRLR
- a CDS encoding sugar ABC transporter permease, whose product is MSVLGTSTSNLIKRGSPARSSAQVVLSHTLRYAMILLPIAFVLTFVIWPMVQTFVHSFELLNARGEATHFGSLKNYHDLFKSSLFHQVMRNTFIYAILAVSLCVLIAFGLSLLLSAKANSASRLLLVGLFSPTITPMIAAANIWLYFLTPSFGIVDKLLRPFGLANENWLGHPGTAMIVLILLFVWKYAPYFTLFLLAGLQAIPPDVRESLRTEDPRKFYGFRKVILPILGPMIGFVTTMAVLYAVETVDPVYVLTQGGPDNATSLVMFYLYQLGFNYYSWGQAAALSAVLLVGLSTLSGLSLIVMERRAFHWR
- a CDS encoding sulfite exporter TauE/SafE family protein, with amino-acid sequence MPHLSAVQIFLSILSGGIVGFTLGLIGGGGSILAVPLLLYVVGLHDPHVVIGSTALAVAVNAFMNLIPHWRAGNIRWKAAILFAIPGAVGAYVGSIFGKMVNDSEILFLFAILMIVIAVLMLRPRKETGQEQTHIMKVKPSRVVPVGFSTGAVAGFFGIGGGFLIVPGLLFSTGMGLIEAIANSLFSVGTFGLTTAISYAVSGLVDWFVVILYIVGGLAGGVVGARLATRMAKNKRYLSLVFSLVIILVAIYMLYKNLAAVHIL
- a CDS encoding ABC transporter ATP-binding protein; protein product: MASIRLDSVTKLFDKNSKALSDVSIHIEDGELMVLVGPSGCGKSTLLRSIAGLEFATSGEIFIGDTCVNTLAPHKRNVAMVFQSYALYPNLSVFENIAFPLRAIRTNQQAVKQQVTEVATRLGLESYLTRKPRELSGGQRQRVAIARAIIRNPQAFLMDEPLSNLDAKLRHQMRAEIMRLQRQLGTTTVFVTHDQVEAMTMGDRITVMNAGEVQQIGTPYEVYNRPANTFVASFIGAPPMNLVPVLLSFTQETKQETSHVTLVEDVLQVPSSIGNIPRDGRFILGIRPEDLKLTHPGDAMVSGSIDLVEYTGSETILTTLIGNTQWTVKVNDRRPFGIHEEVHLRTDLSRIYLFDYESKELQGTLEEFLQAKVPVHLGGR
- a CDS encoding carbohydrate ABC transporter permease, which translates into the protein MAVKWKSTLNWMILSAIAVIWGYPTLWVLFETFFGGNKKLEFTFSNLTQAFDSAPFARYAQNTVVIVLGLLCVQLVFGAMVGFILARYDFPFKSLITLVFILQIVIPVYAVLIQDYQILRSLHLLDTKIGIMLPYAVSGIAVLSFRQAFKSVPPELEEAARLDGYNTWGVFRRVYLPQAIPASLAFAVISLTYHWTDFLWPMIVTNTAHSRPIVVGLAMLAQSTESGTQWNLLAAGTAIVIIPVVIAFTLATRKILSAFSSTFNW
- a CDS encoding ABC transporter substrate-binding protein, giving the protein MMRKPLIALSSIATVSLLAAGCGSPASTGAATTTKTSTNSTNTSGATTDAKSPIQLTYDYPVGVAGPLAKIMSSMVDQFNQTHPSIHVTPVFSGNYQQTLAKVETAIQGGNPPDVAVLNSTAVYDLLHLQAIAPLDDVVNAGNFYPAFIQPQVNGHYWGVPFQRSTVVLYYNKDMFKKAGLDANHGPNTWSELVSDASAIKSKLGVNGIEIPSDGTTYWTFEPWATEAGQNLGGNDGKHVYFNSQAAKKALNFWLDLSNKYHVMPAGILQWNTVPTDFEQQKTAMITHSSGSMTSILKQSNFNVGVAFLPMETGTQRTGLGGGDMFVMQGISKQKHDAAVTFVQWMTSPAQAAAWTMQTGYIGDSPDVYKQAAMVSYLKQYPQAQVAADQLKYAQPELSTYSLNQVYDVIDSALQSVMDGQASTNSALDKAQKQANSILAQFQ
- a CDS encoding helix-turn-helix transcriptional regulator, which gives rise to MSRIVTKEGGVPGKRNRHLPAFILLFLAEHDAHGGAVLSRLLELMSGNQVIDSAAVYRVLRDLELRGCVTSYWTTDESGPAKRQYHITTQGIEELELWHQDISWRKRNLEYFLAQYESLRGTLRGQTDES